In Alteracholeplasma palmae J233, a single genomic region encodes these proteins:
- a CDS encoding heavy-metal-associated domain-containing protein, whose product MKVITVTDMSCQHCVAKINKALLTKGVVGKIDLAGHTVSVKEADEEKALVAIEEAGYTPTL is encoded by the coding sequence ATGAAAGTAATTACTGTAACAGATATGTCATGTCAACATTGTGTTGCCAAAATTAATAAAGCTCTTTTAACAAAAGGAGTTGTAGGTAAAATAGATTTAGCAGGTCATACAGTTTCTGTCAAAGAAGCAGATGAAGAAAAAGCTCTAGTTGCAATTGAAGAAGCTGGATATACACCAACACTCTAA
- a CDS encoding dihydrofolate reductase gives MIILIWAMDTNFLIGKDNKLPWRYKEDLKYFKATVENKTVLMGDMTYLSLKGYYKDKPLPYGKIYVASKNNDFKDSNVTIIDNLEYFLKNTKEDIYVIGGRTIYQVALPYADRLYITHILKRHEGNIYFPKFDLNQYKVIQKRYSAELIFSIYEKKD, from the coding sequence ATGATTATACTGATATGGGCAATGGATACTAACTTTCTTATAGGAAAAGATAATAAACTGCCTTGGAGATATAAAGAAGATTTAAAATATTTTAAAGCTACTGTAGAAAATAAGACAGTTTTAATGGGAGATATGACCTATTTATCATTAAAAGGTTACTATAAAGATAAGCCTCTTCCTTACGGAAAAATCTATGTTGCTAGTAAAAATAATGACTTTAAAGATTCAAATGTTACAATCATTGATAATTTAGAATACTTTTTGAAAAATACTAAAGAAGATATATATGTGATTGGAGGAAGAACTATTTATCAAGTAGCCCTTCCTTATGCAGATAGACTATATATTACACATATTTTAAAACGACATGAAGGAAATATTTACTTTCCTAAATTTGATTTAAACCAATATAAAGTGATTCAAAAAAGGTATTCTGCCGAGCTTATATTTTCAATATACGAGAAGAAGGACTGA
- a CDS encoding lysophospholipid acyltransferase family protein, which translates to MFTVLFLLTWISFSSLMSIFVLGSYYIILWIILGFALGYIMTFLCLFINLNLMRFMSLNNRYRGYLLRSAARFINRFILNMTVKVKNRNYIPKNGSLVVYGNHKSYVDPFVILQIMNRPVAFTPKGQLYDLPFMGGWFDAAGCMKVTRGDDRATAKALVTAIKNVKNGLSMTIFPEGGIKSREDESVKEMRAGAFKMALKGEANILPVTLNHTTLVKHNAPWKKTKVTVVVHPVIPFEKIKDLNTSEIADLVMDVINSGLEE; encoded by the coding sequence ATGTTTACAGTATTATTTTTATTAACTTGGATTAGTTTCTCCTCGTTAATGTCAATTTTTGTTTTAGGAAGTTACTATATTATTTTATGGATTATACTAGGCTTTGCCTTAGGATATATAATGACTTTTTTATGTTTATTTATTAATTTAAATTTGATGCGCTTTATGTCACTTAATAATCGTTATAGAGGTTATTTGTTAAGAAGTGCTGCTAGATTTATCAATCGATTTATCTTAAATATGACGGTAAAAGTTAAAAACAGAAACTACATTCCTAAAAATGGTAGTTTAGTAGTCTATGGAAATCATAAATCTTATGTAGATCCTTTTGTAATATTACAAATAATGAATCGTCCAGTTGCCTTTACACCTAAAGGACAATTATACGACTTGCCTTTTATGGGTGGATGGTTTGATGCTGCTGGATGTATGAAAGTTACAAGAGGCGATGACAGAGCAACTGCTAAAGCATTAGTTACAGCTATTAAAAATGTTAAAAATGGACTTTCAATGACAATCTTTCCTGAAGGTGGCATAAAGTCAAGAGAAGATGAATCTGTTAAAGAAATGCGTGCCGGAGCCTTTAAAATGGCATTAAAAGGTGAAGCCAATATTTTACCAGTTACGCTGAACCACACAACTTTAGTTAAGCATAATGCTCCTTGGAAAAAAACAAAAGTAACAGTAGTGGTACATCCAGTTATTCCATTTGAAAAAATTAAGGATTTAAATACAAGTGAGATTGCAGATTTAGTAATGGATGTTATCAATTCTGGTTTAGAAGAATAA
- a CDS encoding ArsR/SmtB family transcription factor: protein MNCKENCNCTIFHKDVLEEVEQAMYEKTELDNISDIFKIIGDPTRLMILHAIEFHELCVCDLGHLVGVTKSAISHQMKLLKKYGLVKGRKVGKMVYYSVIDDNVKNLIHAGYNHVKGASL, encoded by the coding sequence ATGAACTGTAAAGAAAATTGTAATTGTACTATTTTTCATAAAGATGTATTAGAAGAAGTTGAACAAGCGATGTATGAAAAAACTGAATTAGATAATATTTCAGATATTTTTAAAATCATCGGAGATCCAACAAGATTAATGATTTTACATGCGATAGAATTTCATGAGCTTTGTGTTTGTGATTTAGGGCACTTAGTTGGAGTAACTAAAAGTGCTATTTCACATCAAATGAAGTTACTTAAAAAGTATGGATTAGTAAAGGGCCGAAAAGTCGGTAAAATGGTTTACTATTCTGTTATAGATGATAATGTCAAAAATTTGATTCATGCAGGATATAACCATGTGAAAGGAGCTAGCCTATGA
- the pepV gene encoding dipeptidase PepV, with the protein MSIDFEKEVLKRKDEIIKDLQELIKINSELTTFDPSRVGAPFGEGNKEALDWMLALGKKDGFKTVNVDGYAGHIEYGDAKEFVGMIGHLDVVPAGNDWTYPAYGAEIHDGKMYGRGTEDDKGPTIAAYYALKILKELGVKLSKRVKLILGIDEESGWRCVRHYFSKYPESPVSGFIPDADFPLIYAEKGITRTVLKSSFIDERIIKLEGGFRDNMVPDFAEAVLVYNASYQQLFDKYVKENNLDATFKEENNQINIRVKGISAHGSLPELGKNAIDLLFDILKALKIENNLTLLADKYLTHDNYGKKLGVNYHDEEMGDLTVNFGVLKYDGKDALIYLNLRYPNNVNYDKDVLPKINNEIKEFNFVATVEHHQQLLYKDPNSEMIQKLMNVYKKHTNDVDAKPLSIGGGTFARAMPNVVAFGPHFLDKPSYIHQKNEFIIIEDLIKATIIYTESLYELAK; encoded by the coding sequence ATGTCAATTGATTTTGAAAAAGAAGTATTAAAAAGAAAAGATGAAATTATTAAGGATTTACAAGAACTTATAAAAATAAATTCTGAACTAACTACTTTTGATCCAAGTAGAGTTGGAGCTCCTTTTGGCGAAGGTAATAAAGAAGCTTTAGATTGGATGTTAGCTCTTGGTAAAAAAGATGGTTTTAAAACCGTCAATGTAGATGGTTATGCAGGTCATATTGAATATGGTGATGCTAAAGAATTTGTAGGAATGATTGGTCATTTAGATGTTGTTCCTGCTGGTAATGATTGGACATACCCTGCTTATGGTGCTGAAATTCACGATGGTAAAATGTATGGCCGTGGAACAGAAGATGACAAAGGACCTACAATTGCGGCTTATTACGCTTTAAAAATCCTAAAAGAATTAGGAGTGAAACTTTCTAAAAGAGTTAAACTTATTTTAGGGATTGATGAAGAAAGCGGATGGAGATGTGTAAGACATTACTTTAGTAAATATCCAGAATCACCAGTTTCAGGATTTATTCCTGATGCCGATTTCCCTTTAATCTATGCTGAAAAAGGTATTACAAGAACAGTTTTAAAATCAAGTTTTATTGATGAAAGAATTATTAAGCTTGAAGGTGGATTCAGAGATAATATGGTTCCTGATTTTGCTGAAGCTGTTTTAGTATATAATGCATCATATCAACAACTTTTTGATAAATATGTTAAAGAAAATAACCTAGATGCAACATTTAAAGAAGAAAATAATCAAATTAATATCAGAGTTAAAGGTATTTCAGCTCATGGTTCTTTACCAGAGCTAGGAAAAAATGCCATCGATCTATTATTTGATATCTTAAAAGCATTAAAGATTGAAAATAATTTAACTTTATTAGCTGATAAATATTTAACTCATGATAACTATGGTAAAAAACTAGGCGTTAATTACCATGATGAAGAAATGGGCGATTTAACGGTTAATTTTGGTGTATTAAAATATGATGGTAAAGACGCTTTAATCTACCTTAACTTAAGATATCCAAATAATGTTAATTACGATAAAGATGTTTTACCTAAAATTAATAATGAGATTAAAGAATTTAACTTTGTTGCAACCGTTGAACATCATCAACAATTATTATATAAAGATCCAAATTCAGAAATGATTCAAAAATTAATGAATGTATATAAGAAACATACAAACGATGTTGACGCAAAACCACTTAGCATTGGTGGAGGTACATTTGCTCGTGCGATGCCAAATGTAGTTGCATTTGGACCACACTTTTTAGATAAACCAAGTTATATTCACCAAAAAAATGAATTTATCATTATTGAAGATTTAATTAAAGCAACCATTATTTATACAGAAAGCTTATATGAATTAGCAAAATAA
- a CDS encoding YneF family protein, with protein sequence MQVWQIVVSIIGALIVGAILGFFIARIWFKKYLEKNPPINEQQIREMFRQMGRTASEKQIRQVMASMKQSK encoded by the coding sequence ATGCAAGTTTGGCAAATCGTTGTATCAATCATTGGGGCACTAATCGTTGGAGCTATCTTAGGTTTCTTTATAGCAAGAATTTGGTTCAAAAAATATCTTGAAAAAAACCCACCAATCAATGAACAACAAATTCGTGAAATGTTTAGACAAATGGGTCGTACAGCTTCTGAAAAACAAATCAGACAAGTTATGGCTTCTATGAAACAAAGTAAGTAG
- the thyA gene encoding thymidylate synthase translates to MKTYLDLCRHILENGQEKDDRTNTGTKSVFGYQMRFDLQEGFPLLTTKKVHLKSIIHELLWFIKGDTNIKYLVDNDVKIWTDWPYQKYKQSMDYKNETIEEFSEKIKTDSEFASKYGDLGPVYGAQWRNFNGVDQLSYILNEIKTNPSSRRLILSAWNPAEIKNMALPPCHTLIQFYVNKGKLSLQLYQRSGDVFLGIPFNIASYALLLLMVAQVTNLEPGEFVHTIGDAHIYSNHYEQINKQLTRTPRALPKMSLNKNIRHLEDFRIEDFTLSDYNPYSGIKGKVAV, encoded by the coding sequence ATGAAGACGTATTTAGACTTATGCCGTCATATACTTGAAAACGGACAAGAAAAAGATGATAGAACAAATACTGGAACAAAAAGTGTATTTGGCTACCAAATGCGTTTTGATCTACAAGAAGGCTTTCCCTTACTAACCACTAAAAAAGTGCATTTAAAGTCAATTATTCATGAACTATTATGGTTTATAAAAGGGGATACTAATATTAAATATTTAGTAGATAATGATGTTAAAATATGGACTGACTGGCCATACCAAAAATATAAACAATCAATGGACTATAAGAATGAAACGATTGAAGAATTTTCAGAAAAAATTAAAACTGATTCTGAATTTGCATCTAAATACGGTGATTTAGGTCCTGTTTATGGAGCACAATGGAGAAATTTTAATGGTGTAGATCAACTTTCTTATATCTTAAATGAAATTAAGACAAATCCAAGTTCAAGAAGACTTATTTTATCTGCTTGGAATCCAGCAGAAATAAAAAATATGGCTCTTCCACCTTGTCATACCTTAATCCAATTTTATGTTAATAAAGGAAAACTATCTTTACAACTTTATCAAAGAAGTGGTGATGTATTTTTAGGCATCCCATTTAATATTGCTTCATATGCTTTATTACTCTTAATGGTTGCTCAAGTCACTAACTTAGAACCAGGAGAATTCGTGCATACAATAGGAGATGCTCATATCTATTCTAATCACTACGAACAAATTAATAAACAACTTACTAGAACGCCTAGAGCCTTACCTAAAATGTCATTAAATAAGAATATAAGACACTTAGAAGACTTTAGAATAGAAGACTTTACCTTAAGTGATTACAACCCTTATAGCGGCATAAAAGGCAAGGTTGCTGTATGA
- a CDS encoding asparaginase → MNKKKILVILTGGTISMKNDAVNHKAVVDQDTTDLTTALQDALGAIEIDFIEQPLKPSPYITPNDMFNFAKLIEFQQSKHYDGYVLTHGTDTIEETAYFLDLYLAIHEPVVLTGSMRNRSELGYDGILNLASAILVAASEQSKDRGVLVVLNDEINSASEVTKTHTVALDTFKSMEFGPLGIVDQQDVLYYRESTKSKQDFSFSKLNDSVEIVKISAGTTSNIINFLVSEGVSGIIVEALGRGNVPPTVVPGIKNAIKNNIPVILTSRCFKGRVLDTYGYEGGGYHLKQLGVILGGNLSSQKARIKLMMLLSSKKDKKDYVYYF, encoded by the coding sequence ATGAATAAAAAGAAAATATTAGTCATCTTAACAGGTGGCACAATATCTATGAAAAATGATGCAGTGAATCATAAAGCTGTCGTTGATCAAGATACTACTGATTTAACAACTGCTTTACAAGACGCGCTAGGAGCAATCGAAATTGATTTTATTGAACAACCATTAAAGCCATCTCCTTATATTACCCCTAATGATATGTTTAATTTTGCTAAACTTATAGAATTTCAACAAAGTAAACATTACGATGGATATGTACTTACTCACGGAACAGATACTATTGAAGAAACAGCTTATTTTTTAGATTTATACTTAGCAATACACGAACCTGTTGTCCTAACTGGATCAATGAGAAATCGTTCAGAGTTAGGCTATGATGGTATACTTAATTTGGCTTCAGCAATCTTAGTTGCAGCAAGCGAACAGTCAAAAGATCGAGGTGTCTTAGTTGTATTAAATGATGAAATCAATTCAGCATCTGAAGTTACTAAAACACATACTGTGGCATTAGATACATTCAAATCAATGGAGTTCGGGCCACTTGGAATCGTAGATCAACAAGATGTTTTATATTATCGTGAGTCTACTAAAAGTAAACAAGATTTTAGTTTTAGTAAACTTAACGATTCTGTTGAAATTGTCAAAATCTCTGCAGGAACTACTTCTAACATTATAAATTTCTTAGTATCTGAAGGTGTTTCAGGAATTATTGTTGAAGCTTTGGGTAGAGGTAATGTTCCACCTACTGTTGTTCCTGGAATTAAAAATGCAATCAAAAATAATATTCCTGTTATTCTAACTTCTCGTTGTTTTAAAGGGAGAGTCTTAGATACTTACGGATATGAAGGTGGAGGTTATCATTTGAAACAATTAGGTGTCATTTTAGGTGGCAACTTGAGTAGTCAAAAAGCGAGAATAAAGCTCATGATGCTTCTTTCAAGTAAAAAAGATAAAAAAGACTATGTTTATTATTTTTAA
- a CDS encoding heavy metal translocating P-type ATPase, which yields MRKSVKVSNITCAQCAKTIENYYKKQDGVDAKVLVSAKKVIFNYDERKTNEHTLLEGLQSIGYYPVINSEDQIKALRKDRIDLFIAVIFSIPLLWTMFAHLNIPLPVPDILMNGYFQWIITTPVQFYAGRRFYKAAYEQLKNKAFGMDVLVVIGTMAAYIYSIYQVFMHHGTSHHYDLYFETSAVIFLMVLIGNYFESRVKEKTSDSLQALMSLGAKEARIKINNETQTVLVEEVKIGDIVVVLANEKIPLDGTVVSGTSYLDESMITGESMPAFKEIGSKVVGASMNLTETLEISVSATGSDTVLSKIIQTVEETALIKPKVQRVADRIANYFVPAVIVISILVFIIQLIISKDINIAFSTSIAVLVISCPCALGLATPTSISVASGISFKKGILYKGGEFFEIAHELKAIAFDKTGTLTNGTPKVVGFYGDKSTYAYTASLEAHSNHPLALAVLEDFTDEYLEVKSFNVLLGIGLNGMINGKNIYVGSKKILDQLKIEQTFDTYETLSSEGKTVIFTIVDGILVNMIAIQDELKESAKNLILELKRRNITPYMITGDNEKTATYIASQVGIDKVFSEVLPHQKAEIIKDIQKQGFKTAFVGDGINDAPALKMADIGFAIGSGSDIAIDTSDVTLMSSSLGLVVDAIDLSKATLRNIYLNFFWAFIYNIIMIPVAAMGFINPALAGIGMGFSSIAVVLNALSLKLFKFKYKENEE from the coding sequence ATGAGAAAGAGTGTAAAAGTAAGTAATATAACATGTGCACAATGTGCTAAGACAATTGAGAACTACTATAAAAAACAAGATGGTGTAGATGCCAAAGTATTAGTAAGTGCTAAAAAAGTGATTTTTAATTATGACGAAAGAAAAACAAACGAGCATACACTGTTAGAAGGACTTCAAAGTATTGGTTACTACCCAGTCATTAATAGTGAAGATCAAATAAAGGCACTTAGGAAAGACAGAATAGATCTATTTATTGCAGTTATATTTTCTATTCCATTATTATGGACTATGTTTGCTCACTTAAACATTCCTCTACCAGTACCTGATATTTTAATGAATGGATATTTTCAATGGATCATTACTACCCCAGTTCAATTTTACGCAGGGAGAAGATTTTATAAAGCTGCTTATGAACAACTTAAGAATAAAGCTTTTGGAATGGATGTTTTAGTAGTTATTGGTACTATGGCTGCCTATATTTACAGTATATACCAAGTATTTATGCACCATGGTACATCACATCACTATGATTTGTACTTTGAAACAAGTGCAGTTATCTTCTTGATGGTTTTAATAGGTAATTACTTTGAAAGCCGTGTAAAAGAAAAAACAAGTGACTCCTTACAAGCCTTAATGAGTCTAGGAGCTAAAGAAGCTAGAATAAAAATTAATAATGAAACTCAAACTGTATTAGTTGAAGAAGTTAAAATAGGCGACATCGTTGTTGTACTAGCAAATGAAAAAATTCCTTTAGATGGAACTGTAGTATCAGGAACAAGTTATTTAGATGAATCTATGATTACAGGAGAATCAATGCCAGCCTTTAAAGAAATAGGATCAAAGGTTGTCGGCGCTTCAATGAATTTAACTGAAACCTTAGAAATAAGCGTGAGCGCAACCGGAAGTGATACTGTACTTTCTAAAATTATTCAAACGGTTGAGGAAACTGCACTTATCAAACCTAAAGTACAAAGGGTTGCTGATAGAATCGCAAATTATTTTGTGCCAGCTGTTATTGTAATTAGTATTTTGGTTTTTATTATTCAATTAATTATTTCTAAAGACATTAATATTGCCTTTAGCACTTCAATTGCTGTCTTAGTGATTAGTTGTCCGTGTGCCTTAGGACTAGCAACACCTACAAGCATTTCAGTTGCTAGTGGCATATCATTTAAAAAAGGTATTTTATATAAAGGTGGAGAATTCTTTGAAATAGCTCATGAACTAAAAGCAATCGCCTTTGATAAAACTGGAACACTAACTAATGGTACACCTAAAGTTGTTGGTTTCTATGGAGATAAAAGCACATATGCATATACGGCATCACTAGAAGCTCACTCTAATCATCCACTTGCACTTGCAGTACTAGAAGACTTTACAGATGAATACTTAGAAGTAAAAAGTTTTAATGTGCTTTTAGGGATTGGACTAAACGGAATGATTAATGGAAAAAATATCTATGTGGGGTCTAAGAAGATTTTAGATCAATTAAAGATTGAACAAACATTTGATACCTACGAAACTTTAAGTTCTGAAGGTAAAACAGTTATCTTTACAATTGTTGATGGGATACTAGTGAATATGATTGCTATCCAGGATGAACTTAAAGAAAGTGCTAAGAATTTGATTTTAGAACTTAAAAGAAGAAATATTACACCTTACATGATTACTGGAGATAATGAAAAAACTGCCACCTATATTGCAAGTCAAGTAGGGATTGATAAAGTCTTTTCAGAAGTCCTACCACATCAAAAAGCAGAGATCATTAAAGATATTCAAAAACAAGGTTTTAAGACTGCGTTTGTTGGGGATGGAATAAATGATGCTCCAGCACTTAAAATGGCAGACATTGGGTTTGCAATTGGCAGTGGAAGCGATATAGCAATTGATACATCTGATGTAACCTTAATGTCGTCAAGCTTAGGATTAGTAGTAGATGCAATTGATTTATCGAAAGCAACATTAAGGAATATTTATTTGAATTTTTTCTGGGCTTTCATATATAATATAATTATGATTCCAGTTGCGGCAATGGGTTTTATCAATCCTGCACTTGCTGGAATTGGAATGGGATTTTCAAGTATCGCAGTAGTGCTTAATGCACTCAGCTTAAAGTTATTTAAATTTAAATATAAGGAGAATGAAGAATGA
- the rsmD gene encoding 16S rRNA (guanine(966)-N(2))-methyltransferase RsmD: protein MRIIAGEFRGRTISMVPSDDTKETSDKVRGAVFNSLSNFVHDSIVLDLFSGSGAYGLEAISRGARKAYMVDSNKVAVKVINENKKALKIEEKATILNLDYLVALEKFKQENIIFDIVILDPPYAKGLYESAIEQLETLVHEDTIIVCEMHKDNHLADEILSFKAYKEKVYGIKKIKYYERVF, encoded by the coding sequence ATGAGAATTATAGCAGGAGAATTTAGAGGAAGAACTATTTCTATGGTTCCTAGTGATGATACTAAAGAAACGTCTGATAAAGTTAGAGGGGCTGTATTTAACAGCCTTTCTAATTTTGTACATGATTCAATAGTTTTAGACTTGTTTTCAGGTAGTGGTGCATATGGACTTGAAGCAATCAGCCGAGGTGCAAGAAAAGCATATATGGTTGATTCAAACAAGGTTGCCGTAAAAGTTATCAATGAAAATAAAAAGGCTCTTAAAATTGAAGAAAAGGCCACTATACTGAATTTAGATTATTTAGTTGCACTTGAAAAATTTAAGCAAGAAAATATAATATTTGATATTGTTATACTTGATCCACCTTATGCTAAAGGACTCTACGAATCTGCAATAGAACAGCTAGAAACTCTTGTACATGAAGATACAATAATTGTATGTGAGATGCATAAAGATAATCATCTGGCTGATGAGATTTTAAGTTTTAAAGCCTATAAAGAAAAGGTATATGGCATCAAAAAAATCAAGTACTATGAAAGAGTGTTTTAA
- a CDS encoding pyrimidine-nucleoside phosphorylase, with product MRATDIIEKKRDGYPLSKDEISFMINGYTKNLIPDYQMSAFLMAVFFKGMTDEEATHLALLMRDSGDVVNLDSIKGIKVDKHSTGGVGDKVTLVLAPLVSYLGAKVAKMSGRGLGHTGGTLDKLESIPGYKIEIGLNEFKEQVNKIGLAVIGQTGDVAPADKKIYALRDVTATVDSIPLIAASIMSKKLASGSDAICLDVKFGNGAFMKTVEDATKLATLMVNIGNLSGKKMRAVLTNMNEPLGHKIGNGLEVYEAIETLKGKGPEDLNIVTSVISGHLLTLAGITKTYEEGYDISLKTLKDGKALPKLIEMVEAQGGDISYVKDPEKLIEGTKKVEIKATNSGYIESIDALAIGHAAMILGAGRATKEDSVDLKVGLDLRLKIGDKVNVGDTIAIIYHHDKGVVEASKILEKAISIGNKKVAFKLIEKVI from the coding sequence ATGCGAGCAACAGATATAATAGAAAAAAAAAGAGACGGTTATCCATTAAGTAAAGATGAAATATCTTTTATGATTAATGGGTATACTAAAAATTTAATCCCAGATTATCAAATGAGTGCATTTCTTATGGCAGTCTTTTTCAAAGGAATGACAGATGAAGAAGCTACTCATTTAGCATTATTAATGAGAGATTCAGGTGATGTTGTTAATCTTGATTCCATAAAAGGAATTAAAGTTGATAAACATTCAACTGGTGGTGTAGGTGATAAGGTAACATTAGTCTTAGCACCACTTGTTTCATACTTAGGTGCTAAGGTAGCTAAAATGAGTGGTAGAGGTCTTGGTCATACAGGTGGAACACTTGATAAACTTGAATCTATACCAGGTTATAAAATTGAAATAGGCCTAAATGAATTTAAAGAACAAGTGAATAAAATTGGGTTAGCTGTTATTGGTCAAACAGGTGATGTAGCTCCAGCAGATAAAAAAATATATGCATTAAGAGATGTTACTGCAACAGTTGATTCTATACCACTTATTGCCGCAAGCATTATGTCTAAAAAATTAGCTAGTGGATCTGATGCGATTTGTTTAGATGTTAAGTTTGGAAATGGTGCTTTCATGAAAACAGTAGAGGATGCGACTAAGTTAGCTACTTTAATGGTAAACATTGGGAACTTATCAGGTAAAAAAATGCGTGCTGTTTTAACTAATATGAATGAGCCTTTAGGTCATAAAATTGGTAATGGCTTAGAAGTCTATGAAGCTATTGAAACGCTTAAAGGAAAAGGGCCTGAAGACTTAAATATAGTAACATCTGTCATATCAGGACATTTATTAACATTAGCAGGGATTACAAAAACCTATGAAGAAGGTTATGATATTTCGCTAAAAACACTAAAAGATGGAAAAGCTTTACCAAAATTAATTGAAATGGTAGAAGCCCAAGGTGGCGATATCAGTTATGTTAAAGACCCAGAAAAACTGATTGAGGGTACGAAAAAGGTTGAAATTAAGGCTACTAACAGTGGTTATATAGAAAGTATTGATGCTTTAGCAATTGGTCATGCGGCTATGATACTGGGAGCTGGAAGAGCAACTAAAGAAGATTCTGTAGATTTAAAAGTTGGGCTTGACTTAAGATTGAAAATTGGAGATAAAGTCAATGTTGGCGATACAATCGCAATTATATACCATCATGATAAAGGTGTTGTAGAAGCAAGTAAGATTCTTGAAAAGGCAATTAGTATAGGAAATAAAAAAGTAGCCTTTAAATTAATAGAAAAAGTGATTTAA
- a CDS encoding histidine phosphatase family protein — protein sequence MIIGLVRHGQTDFNKKGIIQGHIDNPLNKEGINQVKKLGIHLKQYDKSWDYIGYTPLKRAYESATILNSFLNIKLSFAYKKLIERDFGPFDGKDVSVVKDIFKQKDYKVEGFENDSLLLERVKNALFELNQKYTDKKVLFVCHSHVIKSALILVDPKTYSFMNYYVSNSSIYYFDISESTIKFIKKIDLE from the coding sequence ATGATTATAGGTCTTGTTAGACATGGTCAAACTGACTTTAATAAAAAAGGAATCATTCAAGGTCATATTGATAACCCTCTTAATAAAGAAGGGATAAATCAAGTTAAAAAATTGGGAATTCACTTAAAACAGTATGATAAATCATGGGACTATATCGGATACACTCCTTTAAAGCGTGCATATGAGTCTGCTACTATTTTAAATAGCTTTCTTAATATAAAGTTATCATTTGCATATAAAAAACTAATAGAACGCGATTTTGGCCCTTTTGATGGCAAAGATGTATCTGTAGTTAAAGATATATTTAAACAAAAGGATTATAAAGTTGAGGGATTTGAAAATGACTCTTTACTGCTTGAAAGAGTTAAGAATGCTTTATTTGAATTAAACCAAAAATATACTGATAAGAAAGTTTTATTTGTCTGTCATTCTCATGTTATAAAATCAGCACTGATTCTAGTTGATCCTAAGACTTATTCTTTTATGAATTATTATGTTAGTAATTCTTCTATTTACTATTTTGATATTTCTGAAAGCACAATTAAGTTTATAAAAAAAATAGATTTAGAATAA